In Lolium rigidum isolate FL_2022 chromosome 3, APGP_CSIRO_Lrig_0.1, whole genome shotgun sequence, the genomic window GGTTTACATAATTCTGCCTTTTGGGTGATGAGAAATTCCCTGTCGTTGTCATCAATCGTCCTGCAAAGTTTACATCTCATGAGGCTAGTCGAGGTGCAACTTAGAGCTTCGTGTATGTTCCAGTATATGCATCTTTGTAATGTTCAACGAAGAAGAAGGCATTTCGTTTTGCATTTTTATCATAAAAAATGGGAGATAAGCAACATTGTTGATTGCTGAGACTCATCTTTTTAAAGTTTCTAGTACTCCATCCATCCCATATTATAAGATATTATTGCAACCAATATCTGAGTATATTGGTTGTAATggcatcttatattatgggacggGGGAGGTATAATCTATGAAAGCATATACTACAGGTTTTTGGAGTTATTGCTTCATAAGGACGGGTCCCAACAAAAATACACACGTTTTTGGCCCTGCAACTATACAGCTATATTAATAATACTTATCAAATATTCAATACGCACACCTATGAAAGTTTCTTATATACAATGATGCTTGTCAAGACATACACATATGCATGTTTCTCATACCCCATATTGCTCATCAAGACAGACACCTATGCAAGTCTTCCATATCTGGTAATGATTGTCAAAACGTAGTGTGATTGTAGTATTGTACTATGTTCCTTAAAGGTGTCAAAGTAACAATTTTGTCCCAGATACTTGGCCTCTACAAAATATGTTCTGAACCCCTCGGGTTGTAACAGGGCAAATGATTAATAAATTCATTACATTTCCGGTCACTTACATGTCAAGTTATCATGACCCTCTCTTGACGTCTTCAGCATTGAACATTAATAGAGTCTTTGGATCCTAAGTTTTGACCAAAAGCAAGCTTTATTCAAGGGTTTAGGCGATAGAAACGTTTCTGGGGAAAACATACAAATCTCAAAGGTGATACCAAATCCAGGAAGGAGAAGCGGACTAGGTGCATGTGGCTGCTAGCGTCAAGGGGTGTGCCGACATGCCGTGCCTTGAGTCCAGGCATCAAGCTGCTAACTGTGGCAGGAGTCCAAGGAAGGAATTAGTTACGGTCGTCGAAGTTATGGATAAGATTTCCTTGAAAGATTCGATTATGGCATATTAGGATACCATCGGCGATCGTTTTGGATTGTATCTCCTTGAGAGATTATACTAGACTCTTGTTAGGTAAGGCTCTTTTTGAAGAAGACTCGTTTAAGCTCAGACTTAGGCAAAGAAGAAGCTTTTCCAGAAGACACCATTTTCAGAGCTCCATTGTGGCTGTTACTTATGAGGTCCAACCTCTAAAGGATGGCCCAATCTTCACGGATTGTAAGTACGCATGGTGGAAGACGAACACATGCACACGATACAATCCGATTAGCTCTCGTTGGCCCGAATCCACCAACCCAATAGAATCACGAGGGAGACAACGTTAGGTAGAGTCCCACGCGAGAGATTAGTTTGGCTAAGGACTTGATATAATCAGTTGCAAGGAGAGAGTAGCAACCAGGTAGAATCCATTCAAGGGAGAGACCAAGCACTTCCTTACAAGGGAAAGATCAAAGCAGGTTTTGTACAACTCAATAGATTTGGATCTAATAAGAGGCCTTGGTATCCACTAGGGATCTACTCCACATAGGAGGAAGAGAGCACATGCTCAAGTCTGATCTCAATTTCAGTCTAATCTCATATCTGAGCCACAAGGGGTTATTTATACTACTAGGGGCGAAGGGGTACCTTATGGATAAGGTTACATGGGTCAAAGCCCAAAAGCTACGTCACTGGCGGTAGTGCCAGCCCAGGTGGCGGTAGTACCTGGTCCAGTACCAGTCTTTGTTTGGCGGGTGACAGAGAGCTCCGGGGCCCCGTCTGGTAGTAAGCCGGTAGTGGGTCAGTAGTACCAGTCCTGGagggcgagcggtagtaccggtgttGGGGCACTGGTAGTACCGATCTTGTAGCTTTTCCATGCGAGGCTTGATCGGCAGTAGGTTGTACCGTCCCTGGTGACCCTGGAGCTTCCAGCTCACCTTTTCCTTCCGTTGGTCTTGCTGCCTTGGCCCAATGGGTGAAATTTTTGTGGTTGGTACCTGATCACACATAGCATATCTGAATGAAGTAGTATATTATCCAAAGGTGTGTTGAAATCACAAGTAGAAAGGAGCGAGTTCACTTCATGTTGGAGAGCTTTGGCTCTAGCTCGAgtgatcggtccacttgggggacttgatgGTCTGTAGGGCGGGTTGTATCTGTTATTTTGCACGGTATCTCGCTATCTCTTAAAACTTATCATTGACTTTATGTGAAAAAATCACTTTAAACATTTAGATGTGCTTGCATTTTACTGTGCTCAGTTCTCTTGACCCATTTACCTTTTGCTTTGCAGAGGACAACGTCCCAGGATGAGGAGCTTGAACTCCTTTTTGCAAGCCTTTCAATTTGAAGTCAATCTTCAGAATCAACATGTACTAGGTAAGTTGTAGTTTGAGAATACAATTTTATTTCCATTATTTGTGCTCTACTTCTTTTTTATgtatactagatgataccccgcgcgttgcggcgggaatTTTTTAGGAGGTGGATAGGATAAGAATTCATAGAGGTGTCTGGAAACATCAATGTCAAACAGGGTATTTCATGATTTAAAAGTCAATAAATCATCTATTACATTATCTTTGTAGGAGAAGAATACATAAAGCTATTTGTAAACATTATGTAGAAAGGGCATTCCATGATTTGAAAGTTAATAAACCATTCACTACATGATCTAAGCACTCGATGACTACAATAATAGTTATTCAACGTCTTGTAGGTCTTATCATCAGAAAGGATAGTCGTGACATGTTCATTTTCCATGTTTGACATATTCAATTGTGAAGAATGGATGATTAGATCCAAGTATGTTGAGATGTACGCACGTGAAGGTCCTTATTTTCTCCCCTCTTGCTCGCCTCTATTGTCGATGAGTTGAAGAAGGTGGAAGTACAGATGAGGCGTGCTTTGATGGCATGCTAGATAGAGATCAATGTACATGAAGACAGTGGTcatgaaatagaaatagaaatgcaTGGTTGAGTTAGTAGTACCTGGTTGTTGCTCCCGTATGATAGACGACATGTAGCTTGAAAGTAATGCTCCTTAATGAAAGTTATAACTCCTTAATGAAATTGCATTGTTCCTGTTATATAGAGGGATGGTGTGGTTAGTTAATTTTTAAGGAGTTAGAAACAGTACCTCTAAAGTAGACGgtttctcaaaaataaaataaaaagtgaGGCAATTTGTGAGCAATGATTTTGTATTGATTAGCTTATTACTTGTTTTATTTAAGTGTCTGTTTTTTTTCCTGCAATTAACCTGATCGATCCTTGACATGGAGGAGGTTCCTGACATTCTAATATGTTGGGCACAAAGGTTTGAGTAAACAAATAATAGCAAATATTATTTATATCCTTCGTATTATTTGCTGTAACTTTATTTCAATAGGTAAAAACACAATGTTTAAAAAATGAACAACCAAATAATCCTCAAACACCAAGAATTGGTACCTTTAGAGAgagtggcatagtgttgtttctgTCAGATGCGGCTCAGCGACCCACCGGAATAAACAACGACTTGACGCTAATGAAGTAAACAATATTGGTACTGAATTTTATTATAAGTATGAACTTGATATGTAGGAAACATGTAGAAATACACGCCAATAAAAAGCGCCTCACCAATAGATTACTTCAATGTCTAGTCTCCTTGAATGCTCGCTCTGAGACTTCCTTTTCTGTCCACTTGGTTACATTCTGCAATCTTGGTTTGTTATAATGCAACAGACGCATGTTTGCTTGCTCCTGGGACTCTTCCCTCCATGTTCTAAGACCAATAAGCAACATGGTAATACTTTTTATAAATTACTATGATAATTAGTTATAGATTGAAAATGGCATTTGTTAAATATGGACACATGGGAAGCATATATACCAAAATGTAAGAAGATATGTATGAGTAAGGTGGCATTAGTGGTAAGGGAGTGTAAAATGCACTACATGAGGAATTCAGAACCCAAAACTTGGAAGGATTGTTTAATGACGTGTAAAACTATCTTTGGGCTTAGAACTGAAAAATCTCAGAGAATAAAAAACAAAGTTAGGACTGAAAAGCTCGTAGAACTGAAAAATGAGGactcaagcattaaacataaagaGGCCTGCCTGGCGTAAAAATCACAAACCTCTGGTTTGAAGGGTGCATATTCTACTAACTTCCTGTGTAAATGAGGTACAATAGACACAGTTTGATATGAGAATGACGGAAACTTTGGATCAAAATATTAACAGGATTGGCAAACTATAAGAAAAACTGTCAAATAGTGCAGCACTGTCTAACTGCATTTGTCTCAAAAAGAAACAAATCGACACAGCAAGTGTAACTTCATAAATTAGGTTGAGCATCAAGTCAATCCCATCAGCAAACCctagtgagagagagagggagaggtgacCTACAGAACATCCCGTAAACGAATATTCCCGTAAAGTGATTTCTAATGTAACTAAATAGTTCAAGGGATATTCCACGGTAACAAATACATGCAACCGAAAGAACAGACCTGCAGATGGGATGAACTGATGCAATTAACAAAGTGGCGAAATGAAATACCGATGGAGCTTTCAGCAATATTGGGATTTCATCAACCACATGAATGGCAGAGTAAGTATAATATTTAGAAGTTTTGGCGAAAATTAACTACTTATGAAGTTGTCAACACTTattggcatttcatcaaacaactAAAAGGCTCTCACCTGTTGTTTAGAAAGTGCGTGAGATGAGGAGGGGACACTATGCAAAGTGACCAGCTATTTGGAGATTTATGCTGCAGTAGGTGATTGATATGAGCTAATCCAATGTAAAATATAAAATTAAGAGTAAGAGATGAAGCTTATGTaccaattcaactatgcaaacagGTGCTGCTGTCCGAATCCCAGTGTCTGTAGACAGTACACGAGATgaaagctcctcctcctcctagatTCAAAGGCCAGCATACATAGTCAAATAAATCCACGCAAACTCAATCCAATCGGGTGGAGGGGCAAAACGTCGAGCATCTTTGAAGCCAGAGGGAAAACCTTTCAGATAGAGGAATCAATGTTGGGGattgaagaaaaaagaaaagagggcATTCAAAACTGGAGTGACCAACTACCAGCCTGGAGACCGGTGGCAGAGGTGGCGACGGGAGCAGGCTGGTGTGCTTGCTGCCAATGGCAGCGCTAGTGTATTTAACCTCGAGTGGCGGTGGTTCAACTCAATGGAGCAGTTTCAATTCGAGCGACTTCATGAGCATTTGGGGGAGGAAGCGTTAGATCGTGGAAGGAGCATTTGTGGCGAGGAGGTGGTACGTCACGGCGGCGGACGGGCGGAGTAATAGGAATCGCATCAGTTCTTTCTTTCCAGAAGAATAATCCGCGAGCCTGAAGCGGAATAGAAACGGCGACCGCTTTTTTTCTGAAGGAACGCCCATTGAATCGCGACATGACTCCGCGAGCCCACGATGGCATATCTCGACCAGCCCACATATGACGAAGTGGCCCGTACGGGAAGGAACCAGCGAGATGCGAGGAGGAATGGCAGCCCAACACAGGAGGGGAATAGGGGTGACGTGGCTGCACGAGAAACCCCGAAAATGGGACCAActatttagagatagaagatATAGGGATGTAGTTCTCCCTTGGATATATTACGTGTATCTCCAGATCCAAAAAGTTGATTTCAAGCCGGAATGATAACTTCTCCACCTGCAGGTGACGTCACTGCTTTGGTGTTTTAGCTGTCCCTTCCTGGCCAGTGTAACATATATTCTCCACAGTGTTAAGGAACTTGATGAGCTAGAGATATTGTGTTCCTCTTTGAATAAAGTTCCTTGTGATGGATGTAATCTTTTGGACCCAAATTTGGCTACACCATGACTTTTGCCATCTCAGTGCATAGAATGTCAGCTAAATAATTATGTTGTTATGCATAAATGATTTGCTGTTCTGACAATAGAATATGCATTACTCTAAAATATGATGGTTTGGTCTCTATGGTAGAAGCATCAATGACTGGGTGTGAAGGAGCTGAAAGTTCAGCTGCCTGGTTCTATGTATCCATTCCGGTAAAATGGCCGTGTAGACGTTTCTGACTAGTGCCAAAAAAAGTGTGTTAAAAATTTACATTGTGGCACGTCTTAGTGTCAGGTGTTTTTGTTTATATTGTGGATGGCTAGCAATATTATCAACAGTATCCAAGAACAGTTTCGCTTGACGTTTTTAAGGGTTGTTTTGTTTAGTACTTGCAATTTTGTAATGATATCGGGTTTGCAAAAGGTAATGATCTACAATTATGCTATGCCATTCTAACCTTGATCCGATGTATTTTTCTAGGTTCTAGGTGGTTTGCCAAACTGGTTTTGGGTTGGATTACAGTTATTATTATTTTGCGGTAAAGAATTACAGTGATGCCAGTTGGTATTTTGTGTTCTTATATTTGTGGTAAAATCGGTAGCAGTTGGATGCTGTCTAAGTTATCATGTTAATGTGACGGTTCTCTCTGTTGATATATACATAAACATGCATGTTATGTAAGCTGCAATCTGGTTCCAAGATACAAGCATACATTGCATGATAGGACCATTGCGTTGCAACCTGATGTTACCCTCATACGCATTTCAAATGAATGAGCTGGGGTGTACCCCTTCTTTTAGATTAGTTTGGGTGTACCCCATCTTTTAGATTAGTTGGGGTGTACCTAGACCCACAAATTTGGATATTACCTTTCGAAGTTACAATTTGCGCCCAAAAGTCTAGGAAAAATCACGAGTTCAAATTTGTCCTGGACGGCACATCATACCGATGTGAAACTTTATAGATTTTCAAGGATATGTCCTGGAAAACATATCAAACACATAGAAGAGGAGGCCGACGGCCCAACATCATACGCGACTCAGTTGTCGCAACAAACTCCATGCAACAACACTAACTTAAAGGTTTGCCACCACTCTAGATACAACCGTGAAAAAATAGGACTTGCCTTGCCCTGCAAGAGCCTCATAGCCGCGTCTCGGCCAAAGATGGTCACCTCCAAAGAAGGAAGCGCTCCTTGAAGATTCCCTACCTGGCCCCTCCCACCCTTTCCGCCTAGTGAGTTAGCAAGTGAGTGGTAGACTTGGCTAATCCCGTCAAAGGCCTCATCTATCACCTAGAGCGATGCTTCCAGCAATGAAGCGATGCCGAGGATGCCGCTATCACCAATCTAGCTTGCCAGATCTTGATTTTCAACGGGGGCAACATCCCAATGGTGAGGGAGATAGACTCCTTGACGACGCCCCAaggtggcgccgccgtgggcacCGACAAAAGTCGTGTAGGACTTTCGCCCAGAGTGCCACACACCAAATCCCCCACCCATTGGACCTTGGTATAACACACAAAAGTCACAATCATTGCACCACCGCAACTTCTCCAATCATCATCCTATAGGTCCATTGAGCCATCGCCATCGTATAGATGTTCTACTTTGTATCTGgatgcattttagttagagataTATCCATGTCTAAAGTGGAAACAACTAAGAACTTAGAGGGAGGGagtactaattttttttttcaataacTAAAAAACAAAAGTCAGTTGAGCTCCAAAGCATTTTTTTCCTCGGTCCACGGACCCTTTGGAGACCCttggcccagcccagcccagcccagctcAGCCCACGTAAAATCCGGGACCCTAGAACTAGAAGGCGTCAGAATAGCCCTCTCCAGTCTCCACCCAGCGCCGAAGTTGGTGAATCCAAACGAATCGAAGCCATGGCATCTCGtctgctcgcggcggcggcgtcctcctcctcgtcttcctccccACTCGCCCGCCTCATCTCCAGGCGCGGTCTCGCTGGCGCCGCAGGTATGCCTGAATACGCGCTCGCGCCTTCTCCTCCCCTTCCCAGATCTGAGAATCGTACACGCCGATTGTTTGGATCCGCTGATTAGTTCGTTGATCGAGCCGGTTGTTGACCGCGATTCGGTTGTACAATTGGTTTTCCTTGAGTGGGATATAGGTAGCCTAGGGTCGATGTCTCCATAGTTACCAAGGATATCCCGGTGCGCGCTGACCCCAGAAATCAGAGCCCATTTCCCTACTTAGTTTTGGCCGCGTGCCGTTGTGCTTGATGTCTTACTTTTCTGACTGATTCGTCTTGTGTGCTTTAACAGATCACCACGGCTCCACCAAGGTCAACATGTGGCAAGAGCCCATGAACCCGGGGAACTGGAAGGAAGAGCACGTGAGTTTTCCCTTCAGATTCTTTTCATCCACATTGCAGTAAACAGTATTGAGTTCTATATGTTCATTTTAGGACGGCTTCCTACTTCATTAGCCCTTGGCATATAGCAAGTGTAGGGATGCATTTTATTAGTATGCATTATTTTCTTGGGATAGCATAGTCGCACGGCTGTTAAATTAGGCTTTGCTCGTATGTTTCAGTTCATGCAAAGACTATCT contains:
- the LOC124702750 gene encoding uncharacterized protein LOC124702750 gives rise to the protein MASRLLAAAASSSSSSSPLARLISRRGLAGAADHHGSTKVNMWQEPMNPGNWKEEHFVLASLAMWGGIVYGGLKAFGGGKKEVKTEVAPAPAH